In the Phenylobacterium soli genome, GCTGATCGCCGCGCTCTGGTGGGCCAAGCCCGACGGCAGCGCGCTGTCGGTCACCGCCACCATGTCCATCGCCCTGCTGGTCAATGTGCTGTTCGCCTACTCAGAGGTGCTGCACAACTCGCTGCTGGTGCGCGCCGCTGGCCTGGAGAGCGCCCACAAGGCCTCAGGCCTGGCGCTGTCGCTCGGCAACGCGGCCTCGGTGCTGGCGCTCGCTTTCACCGCCTGGGCCTTCGCCCTGCCCGGCAAGGTGAGCTGGAGCTGGGTGCCGGCCCAGCCGCTGTTCGGGCTGAGCGCAGCCGCCCACGAGCCGGAGCGGGTCGTCGCGCTGCTCGCGGCGGGCATCCTGCTGATCGGGGCGATCCCGCTCTTCCTGTTCACGCCCGATGCGCCGCGTTCGGAGATCCCGGTGCTGAAGGCCTTCCGCGACGGGGTGCGCGAGCTCTGGGGCATGCTGAAGACCGTGCAGCACTACCGCGACGCGGTGATCTACCTCGGCTCGCGGATGTTCTTCGTCGACGGCATGAACGGGGTGCTGTTCTTCTTCGGCGTGCTGGCGGCGGGTGTCATGAAGTGGGGGCCGCTCGAGCTGCTGGTCACCGGCATCATCCTCAGCGTCGTCGCGGTCCTCGGCGGTTTCGTCGGCCGCTGGCTCGACGCGGGGCTTGGGCCCAAGAACGCCCTGCGCATCGAGATCTTTGGCGCGATCGTCGGGTTGATCGCCCTGCTCGGCATGGCGCCGGACAAGATCCTCTATTTCTGGAGCTACGACGCCGCGGCCCATGCGCCGCTGTGGAACGGGCCGGTGTTCAGGACCCTGCCGGACCTGATCTATCTCTTGATCGGCTTCAACAACGCCATCTTCATCACCGGCCAGTACGCCTCCAGCCGCACGACGCTGACGCGCCTGACGCCGCCGGACCAGTCGGGGGCCTTCTTCGGCGTCTACGCCCTCTCCGGCGTGGCCACGGCCTGGCTGGCCCCGAGCCTCGTCAACCTCGGCACGCGCCTGACCCACAGCCAGCAGGGCGGCTTCGCCAGCATCGTGCTGCTGCTTGCGGTCGGTCTGGTGGGGCTGATGTTCGTCCGGGGCGGCGGCCGCAAGCTCACGTGATCGATCCCACCGACCGCGGCTTCACCCTGGCCGACGGCCTCTTCGAGACGGTGCTCTCCGAGGGCGGGGCGTTCGCCCACCTGGACCTGCACCTTGCGCGGCTGGCGCAGGGCTGCGCCGTCCTCGGCCTGCCGGCGCCCGGGGCTGGCGAGGTCGAGCGCCGGATGGAAGAGGCGCTGAGGGCGGCCGGCCTCGCGCACGCGCGCGCGGCTGTAAGGGTGAGCTGGAGCGCCGGAAGCGGCGGCCGCGGCCTCGACCGGCCGGAGACGCTCAGTCCGACCCTCGCGGTCACCGCCGCGCCCGCGCCGATCCCGTCGGCCCCGGCGAGGCTCGCCACCGCCCAGGTGCGGCGCAACGACGGCTCGCCGGCCTCGCGGCTGAAGACCCTGGCCTACCTCGACAACGTCCTCGCCCGCCGGGAGGCCCGCGCCAGGGGTTGCGACGAGGCGGTGATGCTCAACACCCGCGGCGAGGTCGCGTGCGCGGCGGCGGCCAACCTCTTCTGGATTCGCGGCGAGCGGTTGTTCACCCCGGCCCTAGGATGCGGCGTGCTGCCGGGGATCGTCCGCGGGCGGCTGATCGCGGCGGCGGCCGAACTCGGGATTGCGGTGGAGGAGGCGGCGTTCGGGCCCGCCGATCTGGCCGCCGCCGAGGCGATCTTCCTGACCAACAGCCTGATCGGCCTGCGTCCGGTCGCCGAGCTCGACGGAAAAATCGTCGGCGACAGCCGGCTCGTCGACCTGCTTCTCGGCGCGCTCGGAATTTCCTAATGCGCGGAATGTATGGGGAAAATTCGTCGGTTTCGGACGTATGCTTAACCGCTGTTCAGCATTAATTCCAGTAAACCAAAGAAAAGCCAGCGCGATTACTTAGATCTTTACTTGGAATTAAGCGCGATGCGCGAAATTGATCCTGCGATTGGGCGAGCAGGCGGTGAACGAAGCCTCCCGCCGCCTGCCCGCCGATGAAGGAGACACCCCATGACCAAGTTCGTTTCGCGCTTCATGAATGACGAATCCGGCGCCACCGCCATCGAGTACGGCCTGATCGCCGCCCTCGTGGCCGTCGCCATCGCCGCCGTGCTCCCGACCCTGGGCGGCCGTCTGAGCAACACCTTCGGCAACGTGGCGAACAAGCTGCCGTAAGCCTGAAGACAGCTTTTCCTGGCGAGGCCCTCCGGCGACGGAGGGCCTTTTCTTTTGCCCGCCGCACAGTGGCGGCGATCGTTCTGGTAAATAGAAGTGAACTATACAACGAAGTAATTCGCTCACAACTTTCGCGATAACTGTCGCCTGCATTTCGGCGGCCCACGTTCAGTCAGCGCCGCTCAGAACTAGGAGAGAGAGACCATGTTCGTGAAGCGCTTCCTGAAGGACGAATCCGGCGCCACCGCCATCGAGTACGGCCTGATCGCGGCGCTCGTCGCCGTGGCCATCGCGGCGGTCCTGCCGCTGCTCGGCGGCAAGCTGAGCAACACCTTCGGCAACGTGGCCAACAACCTGCCGTAAGCTCGCGGCAGACGCGTATCCGGAAGGGGCCCCGCACCACGCGGGGCCCTTTTCTTTTGCGGCTCATTACGTCGCGGGCTCAACGCTCCGTTCATCGGCGCAGGTCATGGTGGCTGCGGAGGTCGCGCCCATGATCCACGTCCTGCAGGCCCTGCTCGTCGCCGTGTTTCCGGCTCTCGTGATCGTCGCTGCCCTGCGCGACGCGACGAGCTACACCATCCCCAACTGGATCTCGGCGGCGCTGATCGCCGGTTTCGCCCTGGCCGCCCCGGCCATGGGACTGACCCTGCCGCAGATCGGCCTTCACCTGGGCGTCGGCGTCGTGGGCCTCATCCTCGGCATGGCCATGTGGACCCTGGGCTGGATCGGCGGCGGCGACGCCAAGCTGTTCGCCGCCGCCTCGCTGTGGCTCGGCTGGCCCGCGGCCCTGACTTACGCGGCCCTGACCGGCATGGCCGGCGGCGCGCTGGCGGTCGGCCTCCTCACCCTGCGCTCGGGTTACGTGCGACCCTATGTCGTGACCGGCCCGTCCTGGTTCGCGCGCCTCGCCGAGCCGGGCGAGAACGTGCCCTACGGCGTGGCGATCGCCGCCGGCGCCTTGATGGCCTTCCCGGCGACGCCGTTCATGGCCGCCTTACGGGCGTTCTGAGGCGTTGCGGCGGCGGTCCGGTTGGGCGAGGTTCGGCCCATGTCCGAAGTGATCCTCGAGGCGGCCGAAGGCGCCGCCGTTCCCGTCATCGCGCTCACCCAGGCCGAGACCCCGGCCTTCCTCCAGGCCGCCTCGCCCCTGGCGCGCGGCGCCGCGGCTCTGGCGGAGTTCAAGGGCAAGGCCGGCCAGGCGGTGAGCGTCCTCTCGCCCGCCGGCGAGGTGGAGCAGGTGCTGTTCGGCCTGGGTGACGCACCCGAGGCCATGACCTTCCGCGCCCTGCCGCCCAAGCTGCCGGCGGGGACCTATCGCATCGCCCAGGCGCCGGCGCAGGTGGACCGCGCCCAGGCGGCCTTGGCCTTCGCCCTCGGGAGCTACCGCTTCGACCGCTATAAGGCGCGCGACGCCGACAAGCCGCGGCTGGTGGCCGAGGACGTCGACGTGGCGGAGGTCCGCCACCTCGCCCACGCCTGCGCCCTGGCCCGCGACATGGTCAACACCCCGGCCAACGACCTCGGGCCCCTGCAGATCGAGACCATCGCCCGCGAGATCGCCGAGCAGCATGGGGCCCAGATCACGGTGGTGACGGGGGAGGGGCTGCTGGAGGCCAACTATCCGGCGGTTCATGCGGTCGGCCGCGCGGCCGTGGCCGAGCGCGCGCCGCGGATGATCGAGATCGCCTGGGGCGAGGCCGGGCGGCCCCTGGTGGCCATCGTCGGCAAGGGCGTAGTGTTCGACACCGGCGGCCTCGACATCAAGCCGTCCGCCGGCATGCGGCTGATGAAGAAGGACATGGGCGGGGCCGCCCACGCCCTGGCCCTGGCGCGGATGGTGATGGCGGCCAGGCTGCCGGTGCGGCTGGCCGTGCTGGTGCCCGCCGTGGAGAACGCCATCAGCGGCGACGCCATGCGGCCTGGCGACGTCATCGCCTCGCGCAAGGGGCTGTCCATCGAGGTCGGCAACACCGACGCCGAGGGGCGGCTGATACTCGCCGACGCCCTGACCCGGGCGGCCGAGCTGGAGCCGGTGCTGACCCTGGACTTCGCGACCCTGACGGGCGCGGCGCGCATCGCGCTCGGGCCGGAGCTGCCGCCCTTCTACACGGACGACGAGGACCTCGCGGCCGCCATCGAGGCGCACGCAAGGAAGACCGCCGACCCGGTCTGGCGCATGCCGCTCTGGAAGGGCTACGCCCCCGCCGTCGACAGCGACATCGCCGACCTCAAGAACGACCCCGACGGCTGGGCCCAGGCGGGCTCGGTGACGGCGGCCCTCTTCCTGCAGCGCTTCGCCCCCGCCGGCGCCTGGGCGCACTTCGACATCTTCGCCTGGAACCCGCGCAGCCAGCCGGGCCGCCCGACGGGCGGCGAGGCCCAGGCGATCCGCGGCCTCTACAACCTGCTCAAGGAGCGCTTCCGGTGACCCTCGACCCGCGCCTGACGCCGCTGCGCGACGGCATCGCCAGCCGCACCCTGGAAGGGGTGGTGGCGGCGGAAGTCTATCTGGACCCGAAGCCGCTCGCCTGCGTGGTCCCGGCGGCGGGGATCCATCGGGCGCCGGACGCCGGCTCCGAGCAGATGGACCAGCTCCTGTTCGGCGAGCTGTTCGACAAGCTGGAGGAAGAGGCCAACGGCTGGGTCTGGGGCCAGGCGCGGCGCGACGGCTATGTGGGCTTCGTGCCGGCGGCGGCTCTGGGGCCGGTGGGCCCGGCGCCCACGCATCGAATCTCGGCGCTGCGGACCTATGCGTTCGAAGGGCCGAGCATCAAGTCGCGGGCGCTCGGCTGCTACTCGATGAATTCGCTCGTTTCGGTCGAGGCCACCGAGGGGCGGCTCGCCAGGGTGGCGGGCGCCGGCTGGATGACCCTCGAGCATCTGACGCCGATCGGCGCCTTCGCGGCCGATCCGGCCGGCATCGCCGAACGTTTCCTCGGCGCGCCCTATTTGTGGGGCGGACGCGAGAGCATCGGCCTCGATTGCTCGGGGCTGGTGCAGGCGGCGCTGTTCGCCTGCGGCCGGGCCTGCCCGCGGGACACCGACCAGCAGGCGGCGATGGGCAGCGAGATCGGCCGCCAGGCCTTCGGTCGTGGCGACCTCGTGTTCTGGAAGGGGCACGTGGCCATGGGGCTGGACGAGGACCGGATCGTCCACGCCAACGGCCATCACATGATGACCTTCGTCGAGCCGCTGGACGAGGCGATCACGCGCATCGCGGCCCAGGGCTACGGCGAGCCGACGGGGTTCCGGCGGCCCTAGATCGAGCCACGGACCTACCCGCCGGCGTCACGCGTCAGGCACAAAAAAGGCGGCCGTGAAGGCCGCCTTTTCCGTCTGGACCGAGGTCCGGATTACTTCTTGTTGTCGGCGCCCGCGGTGGTCGGGGCGGCCTTGGAGGCGGAGGTCTGGGCCGGCGCGCCCGGCGCCGGAGCGCCCGTGCCCTGGCCGGCCGGACCGCCGGCGTTGGACTTCTCGCCGCCCGCGGTCGCGCCGCCGGCGGTCGAGCCGGTGGCGGTGGGCTGGCCCTCGGCCGCGGCGGCCGGCGCGGCGGCCGCCGGCTTCGGCGGCGGCACCGGCAGGCTGGAGCCCTGGGTGTGCAGGTAGGCGATCAGGTTGACGCGGTCTTCCGGCTTCTTCAGGCCGACGAAGGTCATCTTCGTGCCGTTCACGTAGGCCTGCGGCGACTTGATGAACTCGTAGAGGTGGTCGTAGTCCCAGATCGGGGTCTTGGCGCCGAACGCCTGCATGGCCGGCGAATAGGCGAAGCCGGCTTCCGAGCCAGGCTTGCGGCCCACCACGCCCATCAGGTTCGGGCCGGTGCCGTTGGCGGTCAGGCTGTGGCACGACTGGCACTTGGCGAACACCGCCTGGCCGGCGGCGACGTCGGCCTTCGGCAGCACCGTGCCCCAGTCCGGCGGAACGTCCGCGGCGGCCGCGCCGCCACCGCCCTCAGCGGCGACTTCCACGGCGTAGCCCGGCTTGGCCACGGGCTCCTTGTTGAAGACGCCGGACGAGAGTTCGCGAAGGCCGACAACGGCCAGGCCCGTCGCCAGCAGCGCGCCGGCGACCTTGTTGAACGTGAGATCGCTCATAGATCCTAAATCGGCCCCTCTCCACGGCCGGCCCTCGTCGGGTCGGCGAACGCGCGGGAATCCCGCCCCTTATTGCGCCCGGCTCTCTTACACGCTACCGCCGCTCGCGCAACCGCCCTGACACTCACATGAACCCCATCGTCATCATCCCTGCGCGCATGGCCGCGACGCGACTGCCCGGAAAGCCGCTGGCCGATATCGGCGGCCTGCCGATGATCGTGCGCGTGCTGCGCCAGGCCGAGGCGGCGGGGGCCGGTCCGGTTGCCGTTGCGGCAGGCGATTACGAGATCGTCGCCGCCGTCGAAGGGGCCGGCGGCCGCGCCGTCCTGACCGATCCGCACCTGCCCTCCGGCTCGGACCGCATCCTCGCCGCCCTCGGCGAACTGGACCCGGCGGGCGAGCACGACGTGGTCATCAACCTGCAGGGCGACATGCCCTTCGTGGACCCCTCGGTGCTGGCCGCCTGCGCCGGCCTGCTGGCCGAACAGACCGACTGCGACATCGCCACGGTGGTGGCCCCCGAGCACGGGCCGGACGACCGCGCCAACCCGGACGTGGTCAAGGCGGTCCTGTCGCTTCAGCCGGACGGGCGCACCGGCCGGGCGCTCTATTTCACCCGCTCGACCCTCTATGGCGACGCGCCGGTGTGGCGTCACATCGGCATCTACGGCTACCGGCGCGAGGCGCTGGAGCGCTTCAACGCCGCCGCGCCCTCGCCGCTCGAAACCCGCGAGAAGCTCGAACAGCTGCGGGCGCTCGAGCTCGGCCTCTCGATCTGGGCGGCGGTGGCCGACGCCGC is a window encoding:
- a CDS encoding leucyl aminopeptidase family protein, whose protein sequence is MSEVILEAAEGAAVPVIALTQAETPAFLQAASPLARGAAALAEFKGKAGQAVSVLSPAGEVEQVLFGLGDAPEAMTFRALPPKLPAGTYRIAQAPAQVDRAQAALAFALGSYRFDRYKARDADKPRLVAEDVDVAEVRHLAHACALARDMVNTPANDLGPLQIETIAREIAEQHGAQITVVTGEGLLEANYPAVHAVGRAAVAERAPRMIEIAWGEAGRPLVAIVGKGVVFDTGGLDIKPSAGMRLMKKDMGGAAHALALARMVMAARLPVRLAVLVPAVENAISGDAMRPGDVIASRKGLSIEVGNTDAEGRLILADALTRAAELEPVLTLDFATLTGAARIALGPELPPFYTDDEDLAAAIEAHARKTADPVWRMPLWKGYAPAVDSDIADLKNDPDGWAQAGSVTAALFLQRFAPAGAWAHFDIFAWNPRSQPGRPTGGEAQAIRGLYNLLKERFR
- a CDS encoding c-type cytochrome produces the protein MSDLTFNKVAGALLATGLAVVGLRELSSGVFNKEPVAKPGYAVEVAAEGGGGAAAADVPPDWGTVLPKADVAAGQAVFAKCQSCHSLTANGTGPNLMGVVGRKPGSEAGFAYSPAMQAFGAKTPIWDYDHLYEFIKSPQAYVNGTKMTFVGLKKPEDRVNLIAYLHTQGSSLPVPPPKPAAAAPAAAAEGQPTATGSTAGGATAGGEKSNAGGPAGQGTGAPAPGAPAQTSASKAAPTTAGADNKK
- a CDS encoding Flp family type IVb pilin, translated to MFVKRFLKDESGATAIEYGLIAALVAVAIAAVLPLLGGKLSNTFGNVANNLP
- a CDS encoding MFS transporter, which codes for MTIYIFMPYVASVMVGDPVKGQEVISRWQQYAGWIVMATAPFLGASIDKLGRRKGWLAIAVGLMTPLIAALWWAKPDGSALSVTATMSIALLVNVLFAYSEVLHNSLLVRAAGLESAHKASGLALSLGNAASVLALAFTAWAFALPGKVSWSWVPAQPLFGLSAAAHEPERVVALLAAGILLIGAIPLFLFTPDAPRSEIPVLKAFRDGVRELWGMLKTVQHYRDAVIYLGSRMFFVDGMNGVLFFFGVLAAGVMKWGPLELLVTGIILSVVAVLGGFVGRWLDAGLGPKNALRIEIFGAIVGLIALLGMAPDKILYFWSYDAAAHAPLWNGPVFRTLPDLIYLLIGFNNAIFITGQYASSRTTLTRLTPPDQSGAFFGVYALSGVATAWLAPSLVNLGTRLTHSQQGGFASIVLLLAVGLVGLMFVRGGGRKLT
- a CDS encoding Flp family type IVb pilin, producing MTKFVSRFMNDESGATAIEYGLIAALVAVAIAAVLPTLGGRLSNTFGNVANKLP
- a CDS encoding aminotransferase class IV, with the protein product MIDPTDRGFTLADGLFETVLSEGGAFAHLDLHLARLAQGCAVLGLPAPGAGEVERRMEEALRAAGLAHARAAVRVSWSAGSGGRGLDRPETLSPTLAVTAAPAPIPSAPARLATAQVRRNDGSPASRLKTLAYLDNVLARREARARGCDEAVMLNTRGEVACAAAANLFWIRGERLFTPALGCGVLPGIVRGRLIAAAAELGIAVEEAAFGPADLAAAEAIFLTNSLIGLRPVAELDGKIVGDSRLVDLLLGALGIS
- a CDS encoding 3-deoxy-manno-octulosonate cytidylyltransferase — translated: MNPIVIIPARMAATRLPGKPLADIGGLPMIVRVLRQAEAAGAGPVAVAAGDYEIVAAVEGAGGRAVLTDPHLPSGSDRILAALGELDPAGEHDVVINLQGDMPFVDPSVLAACAGLLAEQTDCDIATVVAPEHGPDDRANPDVVKAVLSLQPDGRTGRALYFTRSTLYGDAPVWRHIGIYGYRREALERFNAAAPSPLETREKLEQLRALELGLSIWAAVADAAPISVDTPADLKAAQSFAQRHAGKIP
- a CDS encoding C40 family peptidase, yielding MTLDPRLTPLRDGIASRTLEGVVAAEVYLDPKPLACVVPAAGIHRAPDAGSEQMDQLLFGELFDKLEEEANGWVWGQARRDGYVGFVPAAALGPVGPAPTHRISALRTYAFEGPSIKSRALGCYSMNSLVSVEATEGRLARVAGAGWMTLEHLTPIGAFAADPAGIAERFLGAPYLWGGRESIGLDCSGLVQAALFACGRACPRDTDQQAAMGSEIGRQAFGRGDLVFWKGHVAMGLDEDRIVHANGHHMMTFVEPLDEAITRIAAQGYGEPTGFRRP
- a CDS encoding A24 family peptidase, which produces MHVLQALLVAVFPALVIVAALRDATSYTIPNWISAALIAGFALAAPAMGLTLPQIGLHLGVGVVGLILGMAMWTLGWIGGGDAKLFAAASLWLGWPAALTYAALTGMAGGALAVGLLTLRSGYVRPYVVTGPSWFARLAEPGENVPYGVAIAAGALMAFPATPFMAALRAF